The nucleotide sequence GACCTGCGGCAGCAGCCGGTCGAAGGGGATGAACCGCTCCACCCTCGCGTTGGCCGGAAGCGGCCCGAGCTCCGCCGGGTCGCCACCCCCGGTGACCGCGACGACGAGGACGTCCTCGTCCGTGAGCCGGCCAGCGCCGGTCGGATCAGCTGCCGGTGAAGCATTCTGTCTAAGTGCGTGTCTCGTGTGGGGGCGCTGGGTACATATCTGATCATGGATGTGATGGAGAACAGCCTGGCGGTGCGG is from Parafrankia discariae and encodes:
- a CDS encoding glycosyltransferase; the encoded protein is MVGDQPHRQAVLHHIHDQICTQRPHTRHALRQNASPAADPTGAGRLTDEDVLVVAVTGGGDPAELGPLPANARVERFIPFDRLLPQVDVFVANGGYGGVQLALSHGVPIVGAGRTEDKIEVNARWPRLVWGWTCVPRPRSRR